A stretch of the Actinoalloteichus fjordicus genome encodes the following:
- a CDS encoding MGMT family protein has protein sequence MSDEEWTERVREVVASIPAGRVLAYGEVGAIAGAPSPRFVGAVLSEDGADLPWHRVLRANGTVASHLAHRQLELLRAEGVLAEDGRVDMARYRWTEGLATAPAKEEGLW, from the coding sequence ATGAGCGACGAGGAATGGACCGAGCGGGTGCGCGAGGTGGTGGCGAGCATCCCGGCGGGACGGGTGCTGGCCTACGGAGAGGTGGGCGCCATCGCCGGGGCGCCCTCGCCGCGCTTCGTCGGCGCGGTGCTGTCCGAGGACGGCGCGGATCTGCCATGGCATCGGGTGTTGCGCGCCAACGGCACGGTGGCCTCACACCTGGCACACCGTCAGCTCGAACTATTGCGTGCCGAGGGGGTGCTCGCCGAGGACGGCCGCGTCGACATGGCTCGATACCGCTGGACCGAAGGGCTCGCCACGGCACCCGCCAAGGAGGAGGGACTCTGGTGA
- a CDS encoding uroporphyrinogen-III synthase — MTEEQPLAGFRIGVTAQRRAAELVGLLERKGAEVRSGPAIHTIGLDDDPLLVEATTQVLAAPVDVVVAVTGVGFRGWIDHAQRQGVADRLLDHLRSAELLARGPKARGAMRGAGLPDPWTAPSETVAEVTDRLHEIGVAGRRVVVQIHGEPMPELLDALRAGGAEVLPVAVYRWSDPVDPAPLDALIAAAATGGLDAVTFTSAPAAANLLSRAARTGQEAAFRQAALDQLVLACVGPVTAAPLETAGLPCLMPDRARTGALVRTIVEELPRRRARRRS, encoded by the coding sequence GTGACTGAGGAACAGCCGCTGGCCGGTTTCCGCATCGGGGTGACCGCGCAGCGGCGGGCGGCCGAACTCGTCGGTCTACTCGAACGCAAGGGCGCCGAGGTCCGATCCGGACCCGCGATCCACACGATCGGGCTCGACGACGATCCACTGCTCGTCGAGGCGACGACGCAGGTGCTCGCGGCACCGGTCGACGTCGTCGTGGCCGTGACCGGGGTGGGATTCCGCGGCTGGATCGACCATGCCCAGCGCCAGGGCGTCGCGGACCGCCTGCTCGATCATCTCCGCTCGGCCGAACTGCTGGCCCGAGGCCCCAAGGCCAGGGGCGCGATGCGCGGTGCCGGGCTGCCCGATCCGTGGACGGCGCCGAGTGAGACCGTCGCCGAGGTGACCGACCGCCTGCACGAGATCGGGGTGGCGGGCCGTCGGGTCGTGGTGCAGATCCACGGCGAGCCGATGCCGGAGCTGCTGGACGCATTGCGCGCCGGGGGCGCCGAGGTGCTGCCGGTCGCCGTCTACCGCTGGAGTGATCCCGTCGATCCGGCCCCGTTGGACGCATTGATCGCGGCCGCCGCGACGGGCGGACTGGACGCCGTGACCTTCACCAGCGCTCCCGCCGCCGCCAACCTGCTGTCGCGCGCGGCCCGCACCGGACAGGAGGCGGCGTTCCGTCAGGCGGCGCTGGATCAGCTCGTACTCGCCTGCGTCGGCCCGGTGACGGCGGCACCACTGGAGACGGCCGGACTGCCCTGTCTGATGCCGGATCGGGCCAGGACCGGAGCGCTGGTGCGCACGATCGTCGAGGAGCTGCCCCGCCGCCGCGCCCGACGGCGATCCTGA
- a CDS encoding TIGR02569 family protein translates to MRRPDPPPTHVRAAFGARDEEPEPLDSSGVWQCGEIILKPVANTAEAAWVAKTLDGLQPENIRLAKPLRSTDGRWVVSGWTATRVLAGAPEARHDEVIAVSLRLHRATARLPRPRFVDERRDVFSVADRMAWGEEEPQLDLDRGGRLFEVLLTSRRHTGLRPQVVHGDLFGNVLFAGDGPPAVLDFTPYWRPVEWAAAVVVVDGLAWGGADPGLIHRWAHLPEWPQALLHALLFRLAVNALHPRSTPESLAGLERAAQFILEVL, encoded by the coding sequence ATGAGAAGACCGGACCCCCCGCCGACTCATGTTCGAGCGGCGTTCGGTGCCCGTGACGAGGAGCCGGAACCGCTGGACTCCTCTGGTGTGTGGCAGTGCGGCGAGATCATCCTCAAGCCGGTGGCCAACACGGCGGAGGCCGCGTGGGTGGCCAAGACGCTGGACGGCCTGCAACCGGAGAACATCCGGCTGGCCAAGCCGCTGCGCTCCACCGACGGCCGCTGGGTGGTGTCCGGCTGGACCGCGACCCGCGTGCTGGCGGGTGCGCCGGAGGCACGGCACGACGAGGTGATCGCGGTCTCGCTGCGGCTGCACCGGGCGACGGCGCGGCTGCCGAGGCCTCGCTTCGTCGACGAGCGCCGGGACGTCTTCTCCGTGGCTGATCGGATGGCCTGGGGTGAAGAGGAGCCGCAGCTCGACCTCGATCGTGGCGGCCGACTGTTCGAGGTCCTGTTGACCTCCCGCAGGCACACCGGCCTGCGGCCGCAGGTGGTGCACGGCGACCTCTTCGGCAACGTGCTGTTCGCAGGCGACGGCCCGCCCGCCGTGCTGGACTTCACGCCGTACTGGCGACCGGTGGAGTGGGCGGCGGCGGTCGTGGTGGTCGACGGGCTGGCCTGGGGCGGCGCCGATCCCGGGCTGATCCATCGCTGGGCGCATCTGCCGGAGTGGCCGCAGGCGTTATTGCACGCACTGCTGTTCCGGCTGGCGGTCAACGCGCTGCATCCTCGGTCCACACCGGAGTCGCTGGCGGGGCTGGAGCGGGCCGCGCAGTTCATCCTCGAGGTGTTGTGA
- a CDS encoding SAM-dependent methyltransferase: protein MDLTGLDLTQPNAARVYDYFLGGAHNFEVDRQAAEKILRVNPWLADAIRENRHFLRRVVRRLTSSGVRQFLDIGSGIPTAGNVHEIARQTAPDATVVYVDIDPLAVAHSQELLTGSDGVSAILGDVREPGRILADPTVRALLDFDRPVGVLLGGVLHFVPGDVDAILDPLRTVLTESSHLVITHAATTSTVKTSGRFTMDGAGLTLRDPDEIRAMFDGLTLLRPGVVAVPEWLPEGAGGTDPAPVDSLSFAGVGRKD, encoded by the coding sequence ATGGACCTCACCGGGCTCGACCTCACCCAGCCCAACGCCGCTCGCGTCTACGACTACTTCCTCGGCGGCGCCCACAATTTCGAGGTCGACCGGCAGGCTGCGGAGAAGATCCTCCGCGTCAATCCCTGGCTGGCCGACGCGATCCGCGAGAACCGGCACTTTTTGCGGCGCGTCGTGCGACGTCTCACCTCGTCGGGAGTCCGGCAGTTCCTCGACATCGGCTCGGGCATCCCGACTGCGGGCAACGTTCACGAGATCGCCCGGCAGACCGCCCCGGACGCCACCGTCGTCTACGTCGACATCGATCCGCTCGCCGTCGCCCACAGCCAGGAACTGCTCACCGGCAGCGATGGGGTGAGCGCCATCCTCGGCGACGTCCGGGAACCGGGCCGCATCCTCGCCGACCCCACTGTCAGGGCCCTGCTGGACTTCGACCGACCCGTCGGGGTGCTCCTCGGCGGCGTCCTGCACTTCGTTCCCGGTGACGTCGACGCGATCCTCGATCCACTCCGCACCGTGCTGACCGAGAGCAGTCACCTGGTGATCACCCATGCCGCGACGACGAGCACGGTGAAGACGAGCGGCCGCTTCACGATGGACGGTGCGGGCCTCACGCTGCGCGATCCCGACGAGATCCGGGCGATGTTCGACGGCCTCACCCTGCTGAGACCCGGCGTGGTCGCCGTGCCCGAATGGCTGCCGGAGGGGGCGGGCGGGACCGATCCGGCGCCGGTCGACTCGCTGTCCTTCGCCGGAGTGGGTCGGAAGGACTGA